Below is a genomic region from Carboxydocella sporoproducens DSM 16521.
CTCCCAGAAGTCCTCCTCCAAGCCCACCGCTGGCATAAGCAAAAAACCCTTCCGCAGGAATATCCATATGCAAATAGGCTAAAACGCTAAGCAATACCAACCCGGCGCCAGTAAGCCTCTTCTGCCATGCCGCCTGAGCCCAGTAAAACAGGCGATAAAAACCAATATAAAATAAAAAAAAGGGAAAAAACCATACACCTTCACCGAACAAGGAAAAAAGAAACTTGCGCATATAGATGCCCAGCAGGCCAATTTGGGCAGCGGATTTTTCTAAAATAATCAAAAAAGTTAAAATAGCCAGGGCTATCCATCCTATCCCCTTAAGCTCGTTTTTAAATCTCGTACTGGTTTGGCTTGGTTGTACCTTAGGCACACAATCACCTCCAACTGGTGTTTATTTATTCCACACCCCTCCGCGGTTTTCCTGCAAAGAAAAACCCCCAATGAGGGGGATTAAAATTTGCCAAACCACTGGGCAATCACTATGCTGATCCCTAAAAACCAGGTGTAGTAGGAAAAATATTTTAGACTCCGGTTCTGGATCAAGGCTATCATCCAGCGCACAGCTAGATACCCTGAGATAGCTGCCAGCAAGGTTCCGGCCAGCATCGGCCCTATTTCCATCCCCGCCTGATTTATCCCAGTTTTAGCTAAATCCTTCACCTGCAATACTACTGCTCCTAAAATGGCAGGAATAGATAAAAGGAAAGAGTAGCGAGCAGCAGCATTTCGTTTTAAACCGACAAATAGAGCTCCCGCAATAGTAAGTCCTGAGCGGCTAATAGCTGGAAGGATAGCAACACCCTGTAACAGACCTACTACAATCGCGTCAAAAATAGTCATATCATCCAAGCGTTTATAGCCCTCGCGAAATCTTTCAGCCAGCCAGATAACCAGACCGGTGGCAATGAACTCATAACCCAGAGTACTGCCACTGGCAAATAATTCTTCAAAAAGATCCTTGAAAAGCAAAGCGATTATTACTGTAGGTAATGTTCCCCAGAAGAGCAACCAGGTTAGCCGTTGCCAAGGTCGTC
It encodes:
- a CDS encoding undecaprenyl-diphosphate phosphatase — translated: MSYIEAIILGIIQGLTEFLPISSSGHLVLVQKLMGIKEAGLLLDTLLHLGTLVAVVVYFWEDIISLLRRPWQRLTWLLFWGTLPTVIIALLFKDLFEELFASGSTLGYEFIATGLVIWLAERFREGYKRLDDMTIFDAIVVGLLQGVAILPAISRSGLTIAGALFVGLKRNAAARYSFLLSIPAILGAVVLQVKDLAKTGINQAGMEIGPMLAGTLLAAISGYLAVRWMIALIQNRSLKYFSYYTWFLGISIVIAQWFGKF